A genome region from Serinus canaria isolate serCan28SL12 chromosome 19, serCan2020, whole genome shotgun sequence includes the following:
- the KSR1 gene encoding kinase suppressor of Ras 1 isoform X2, producing the protein MDRAAALRAAGMLERKERSGGEAAGPRGLPAVRSTLQQCGLLQDLIDISLSNLRGLRTKCAASNDLTQQEIRTLEVKLIDYIHRQRQCKLSVPLSDRTAELNSYPRFNDWLDIVNVRKEVVQRIPEELTLDALLEMNESKVKETMKRCGARDEECSRLNGALSCLRKVTESGGELRDDVPLALPERRDSSCSQPDPAWSPCAPAKGSQQQPRSAPTAPPCEPPAPSHGPCPSAETLLEPLVLPAAGGRPRTPHSITVTPPATPQPKRRHRLKPPRTPPPPCRKVFQLLPNFPTLTRSKSHESQLGNRIDEVPPIKFELSQGSPQTVRRDFGLAVTHRFSTKSWLSQICQVCQKSMMFGVKCKYCRLKCHNKCTKEAPACRISFLPITKIRRTESVPSDINNPVDRPTEPQFGTLPKALTKKEHPPAINHLDSSSNPSSTTSSTPSSPAPFQSSNPPSATPPPNPSPMGQRDGRFNFPAAYYLQHRQQFIFPEIPSPAQTAQLPETAADTNAAQQPGTGRGAREAQVEEAEADKSEPEDDEDEVEDLPNRRPHLQGMIYRKPSQTSVYLQEWDIPFEQIQLGDPIGQGRWGKVYKGKWHGEVAIRLLEIDGNNQDHLKLFKKEVMNYRQTRHENVVLFMGACMNPPHLAIITSFCKGRTLHSFVRDPKISLDINKTRQIAQEIIKGMGYLHAKGIVHKDLKSKNVFYDNGKVVITDFGLFGISGVVQEGRRENELKLPHDWLCYLAPEIVREMAPGKDEDKLPFSKAADIYAFGTVWYELQAREWPFRTQPAEALIWQIGSGEGVRQVLATVSLGKEVNEILSACWAFDLSERPSFTVLMEMLEKLPKLNRRLSHPGHFWKSADINSSKVVLRFERFGLGILEPSNPKL; encoded by the exons GTGAAGCTGATTGACTACATCCACCGGCAGCGGCAGTGCAAGCTGAGCGTGCCCCTGAGCGACCGCACGGCCGAGCTCAACAGCTACCCCCGCTTCAATGACTGGCTGGACATCGTCAACGTCAGGAAGGAGGTGGTGCAG AGAATACCAGAGGAGCTGACCCTGGATGCCTTACTAGAAATGAATGAGTCCAAGGTGAAAGAAACGATGAAGAGATGTGGAGCCAGAGATGAGGAGTGCTCCAGGCTCAACGGGGCCCTGAGCTGCCTGCGGAAGGTGACGGAGTCAG GAGGGGAGCTGAGGGACGATGTGCCGCTGGCCCTCCCCGAGCGCCGGGACAGCTCCTGCTCGCAGCCGGACCCCGCCTGGTCCCCGTGCGCCCCGGCCaagggcagccagcagcagccgcGCTCCGCGCCCACCGCCCCGCCCTGCGAGCCGCCGGCGCCGAGCCACGGGCCCTGTCCCTCGGCAGAGACCCTGCTGGAGCCGCTGGTGCTGCCCGCGGCCGGGGGCAGGCCCAGGACCCCGCACAGCATCACCGTCACCCCCCCGGCCACGCCGCAGCCCAAGCGCCGGCACCGCCTGAAGCCGCCGCGGACGCCGCCGCCCCCCTGCCGCAAGgtgttccagctgctgcccaaCTTCCCCACCCTCACCAGGAGCAAGTCCCACGAGTCTCAGCTGGGCAACAGGATCGACGAAGTTCCTCCAATAAA gTTCG AGCTCTCCCAGGGATCCCCCCAGACGGTACGAAGAGACTTTGGCCTGGCTGTGACTCACAG GTTCTCTACAAAGTCCTGGTTGTCTCAGATTTGCCAAGTGTGCCAGAAGAGCATGATGTTCGGGGTGAAGTGTAAGTACTGCAG ATTAAAATGTCACAACAAATGTACTAAAGAGGCACCTGCTTGTAGAATATCCTTCCTTCCCA TAACAAAAATAAGAAGAACAGAGTCTGTCCCATCTGATATCAATAATCCAGTAGACAGACCCACAGAACCCCAGTTTGGAACTCTCCCCAAAGCACTAACTAAAAAG GAGCATCCACCAGCAATAAACCACCTGGACTCCAGCAGTAATCCTTCTTCTACAACCTCATCCACTCCATCTTCTCCGGCACCTTTCCAGTCTTCCAACCCTCCCAGTGCGACGCCGCCCCCCAACCCATCCCCCATGGGCCAGAGGGATGGGCGGTTCAACTTCCCAG ctgCCTACTACCTTCAGCATAGACAACAGTTTATCTTCCCAG AAATTCCCAGTCCTgcacaaacagcacagcttCCAGAAACTGCTGCAGACACTAA CGCTGCCCAGCAGCCGGGCACGGGCAGAGGTGCACGGGAAGCACAG GTGGAGGAAGCAGAGGCGGATAAGTCGGAGCCTGAGGACGATGAGGATGAGGTGGAAGATTTGCCCAACCGGCGGCCGCACCTGCAGGGGATGATCTACCGCAAACCCAGCCAGACCAGCGTGTACCTGCAGGAGTGGGACATCCCCTTCGAGCAGATCCAGCTGGGGGACCCCATCGGCCAGGGCCGCTGGGGCAAGGTCTACAAGGGCAAGTGGCACGGGGAGGTGGCCATCAGGCTGCTGGAGATCGACGGCAACAACCAGGATCATCTCAAGCTCTTCAAGAAGGAGGTGATGAACTACAGGCAGACCCGGCATGAGAACGTGGTGCTGTTCATGGGAGCCTGCATGAACCCCCCTCACTTGGCAATCATTACCAG CTTCTGCAAAGGAAGGACGCTGCACTCCTTTGTGAGGGACCCCAAGATCTCCCTGGACATCAACAAAACCAGGCAGATAGCACAGGAGATCATTAAG GGCATGGGGTATCTGCACGCAAAGGGGATTGTACATAAGGATCTGAAATCCAAAAATGTCTTCTATGACAATGGGAAAGTTGTGATCACCGACTTTGGATTATTTGGCATTTCGGGTGTGGTTCAGGAAGGAAG GAGGGAGAATGAACTGAAGCTGCCTCATGACTGGTTGTGCTACCTGGCCCCTGAGATTGTCCGTGAGATGGCCCCAGGGAAAGATGAAGACAAGCTGCCTTTCTCCAAAGCTGCAGATATCTATGCCTTTGG GACCGTGTGGTACGAGCTGCAGGCACGGGAGTGGCCCTTCAGGACCCAGCCTGCAGAGGCTCTCATCTGGCAGATCGGCAGCGGCGAGGGAGTGAGACAAGTCCTTGCCACTGTCAGCCTGGGCAAAGAGGTCAAT GAAATCCTCTCGGCCTGCTGGGCCTTCGACCTCAGTGAGAGGCCCAGCTTCACTGTCCTCATGGAAATGCTTGAAAAACTGCCAAAACTGAACCGCCGGCTCTCCCACCCAGGGCACTTCTGGAAGTCTGCTGA CATTAACAGTAGCAAAGTTGTCCTGCGTTTTGAAAGATTTGGCTTGGGAATCCTGGAGCCGAGTAACCCAAAGCTATAG
- the KSR1 gene encoding kinase suppressor of Ras 1 isoform X1, whose protein sequence is MAGAVTAQFLCRVVSTCQQCYPEPSSCSPSELSQGSPQTVRRDFGLAVTHRFSTKSWLSQICQVCQKSMMFGVKCKYCRLKCHNKCTKEAPACRISFLPITKIRRTESVPSDINNPVDRPTEPQFGTLPKALTKKEHPPAINHLDSSSNPSSTTSSTPSSPAPFQSSNPPSATPPPNPSPMGQRDGRFNFPEIPSPAQTAQLPETAADTNAAQQPGTGRGAREAQVEEAEADKSEPEDDEDEVEDLPNRRPHLQGMIYRKPSQTSVYLQEWDIPFEQIQLGDPIGQGRWGKVYKGKWHGEVAIRLLEIDGNNQDHLKLFKKEVMNYRQTRHENVVLFMGACMNPPHLAIITSFCKGRTLHSFVRDPKISLDINKTRQIAQEIIKGMGYLHAKGIVHKDLKSKNVFYDNGKVVITDFGLFGISGVVQEGRRENELKLPHDWLCYLAPEIVREMAPGKDEDKLPFSKAADIYAFGTVWYELQAREWPFRTQPAEALIWQIGSGEGVRQVLATVSLGKEVNEILSACWAFDLSERPSFTVLMEMLEKLPKLNRRLSHPGHFWKSADINSSKVVLRFERFGLGILEPSNPKL, encoded by the exons ATGGCTGGAGCAGTGACTGCTCAGTTTCTGTGCAGGGTGGTGAGCACGTGTCAGCAATGCTACCCTGAACCCTCCTCTTGTTCTCCATCAGAGCTCTCCCAGGGATCCCCCCAGACGGTACGAAGAGACTTTGGCCTGGCTGTGACTCACAG GTTCTCTACAAAGTCCTGGTTGTCTCAGATTTGCCAAGTGTGCCAGAAGAGCATGATGTTCGGGGTGAAGTGTAAGTACTGCAG ATTAAAATGTCACAACAAATGTACTAAAGAGGCACCTGCTTGTAGAATATCCTTCCTTCCCA TAACAAAAATAAGAAGAACAGAGTCTGTCCCATCTGATATCAATAATCCAGTAGACAGACCCACAGAACCCCAGTTTGGAACTCTCCCCAAAGCACTAACTAAAAAG GAGCATCCACCAGCAATAAACCACCTGGACTCCAGCAGTAATCCTTCTTCTACAACCTCATCCACTCCATCTTCTCCGGCACCTTTCCAGTCTTCCAACCCTCCCAGTGCGACGCCGCCCCCCAACCCATCCCCCATGGGCCAGAGGGATGGGCGGTTCAACTTCCCAG AAATTCCCAGTCCTgcacaaacagcacagcttCCAGAAACTGCTGCAGACACTAA CGCTGCCCAGCAGCCGGGCACGGGCAGAGGTGCACGGGAAGCACAG GTGGAGGAAGCAGAGGCGGATAAGTCGGAGCCTGAGGACGATGAGGATGAGGTGGAAGATTTGCCCAACCGGCGGCCGCACCTGCAGGGGATGATCTACCGCAAACCCAGCCAGACCAGCGTGTACCTGCAGGAGTGGGACATCCCCTTCGAGCAGATCCAGCTGGGGGACCCCATCGGCCAGGGCCGCTGGGGCAAGGTCTACAAGGGCAAGTGGCACGGGGAGGTGGCCATCAGGCTGCTGGAGATCGACGGCAACAACCAGGATCATCTCAAGCTCTTCAAGAAGGAGGTGATGAACTACAGGCAGACCCGGCATGAGAACGTGGTGCTGTTCATGGGAGCCTGCATGAACCCCCCTCACTTGGCAATCATTACCAG CTTCTGCAAAGGAAGGACGCTGCACTCCTTTGTGAGGGACCCCAAGATCTCCCTGGACATCAACAAAACCAGGCAGATAGCACAGGAGATCATTAAG GGCATGGGGTATCTGCACGCAAAGGGGATTGTACATAAGGATCTGAAATCCAAAAATGTCTTCTATGACAATGGGAAAGTTGTGATCACCGACTTTGGATTATTTGGCATTTCGGGTGTGGTTCAGGAAGGAAG GAGGGAGAATGAACTGAAGCTGCCTCATGACTGGTTGTGCTACCTGGCCCCTGAGATTGTCCGTGAGATGGCCCCAGGGAAAGATGAAGACAAGCTGCCTTTCTCCAAAGCTGCAGATATCTATGCCTTTGG GACCGTGTGGTACGAGCTGCAGGCACGGGAGTGGCCCTTCAGGACCCAGCCTGCAGAGGCTCTCATCTGGCAGATCGGCAGCGGCGAGGGAGTGAGACAAGTCCTTGCCACTGTCAGCCTGGGCAAAGAGGTCAAT GAAATCCTCTCGGCCTGCTGGGCCTTCGACCTCAGTGAGAGGCCCAGCTTCACTGTCCTCATGGAAATGCTTGAAAAACTGCCAAAACTGAACCGCCGGCTCTCCCACCCAGGGCACTTCTGGAAGTCTGCTGA CATTAACAGTAGCAAAGTTGTCCTGCGTTTTGAAAGATTTGGCTTGGGAATCCTGGAGCCGAGTAACCCAAAGCTATAG